The genomic window TCGACCAGTTCTGAACGGTCGAGTACTGGACGTGAGCGTCTTCACCGACGAAGACCTCGACGCCGCCCGAGTGGAGGTTGTGGGTGCCGTACTTGGGCGCGGAACAGCCCTCGATGTAGTGGACCTCCGACCCTTCCTCGGCGATGATGAGCGTGTGCTCGAACTGGCCCATCCCCTCCGAGTTCATGCGGAAGTACGCCTGGACGGGCATCTCGACGGTGACGTCCTCGGGGACGTAGACGAACGAGCCGCCGGACCAGACGGCCCCGTGCAGCGCAGCGAACTTGTTGTCGCTCGGCGGCACGCAGGTCGTCATGAAGTGCTCTTTGACGAGCTCGGGGTGGTCCTGGACGGCCTTGTCCATGTTGCAGAAGATGACCCCCTTCTCTTCCCACTGCTCTTGCATGTTCTGGTAGACGACCTCGGACTCGTACTGGGCACCGACGCCCGAGAGGGCGTTCTTCTCGGCTTCCGGGATGCCCAGCTTATCGAACGTGTCCTTGATGTCGTCGGGCAGCTCCGTCCAGTCGTCGACGCCTTCGCGCTTGTCGACGTCCGGGCGGATGTAGGGGATGATCTCCTCGACGTCCAGTTCGGAGAGGTCCGGCATGCCGGGCCAGCCCGACGGCATCGGCATGTTCTGGTACTGCTCGAGTGCGCGCAGACGGCGCTCGAGCATCCAGTCGGGCTCGTCCTTGTCCTCGGAGATCATGCGGATGACCTCCTCGGTCAGGCCCTTGTCGGATTTGACCGCGGCGTTCTCCTCTTTCTTGAACTCGAACCGGGCCTCGGTGTCTGTCTCTTTTAGGTGGTCTTGATCGGAACTCATTGGTTGATGTGATTTATGGTTACGGCTGTAGCGTTATTACGGTTGTTCTAGTCGAATCCGGTTACGCGGTGCCGTAGACGTCTTCGCGAACCCAGTCGTACCCCTTGTCCTCGAGCTTCTCGGCGAGCTCCGGACCGCCGCTCTTGGCGATCTGGCCGTCGAGCATCACGTGGACGTGATCGGGCTCGACGTAGTCGAGGATGCGCTGGTAGTGGGTGATCTGGAGGATACCGGTGCCCTGCTCGTCGCGCAGCGCGTTGATCCCGTTCGACACGTCCTGCAGGCGGTCGATGTCGAGCCCGGAGTCGATCTCGTCGAGGACGGCGATCGAGGGCTCGAGGATGGCGGCCTGCAGCACTTCGTTCTGCTTCTTCTCGCCGCCGGAGAAGCCGGCGTTGAGGTAGCGCTGGGCGAACTTCTCGTCCATCTCCAGTTGCTCCATCTTCTCCTGGAGGATCTGCTGGAACTCGGCGACGCCGACCTCGCCCTCGTCCGCGGGGCCTTCCATCGGCGAGGACTCGAAGCCTTCGTCCTCCTCTTCCTCGTCTTCGCCTTCCTCTTCCTCGAAGAGCTCCTCGCGCTCCTCGATCTTGGCGTTCAGCGCCGTGCGGAGGAAGTTCGTCATCGTGACGCCCTCGATCTCGGCGGGATACTGGAAGCCGAGGAAGATACCGAGCGCGGCGCGCTCGTTGGGTTCGAGGTCGAGCAGGTCCCAGGTGCGCTGGTCCTCGTCGATCTCGATGTCCTCACCGAACTCCTCGTCCTCGAGGTGGAGCAGGACCTCGCCCTCGGTGACCTCGTAGGCCGGGTGGCCGGCGATGACCTTCGCGGTCGTCGACTTCCCGGAGCCGTTGGGCCCCATCAGGGCGTGGATCTCGCCCGACTCGACCTCGAGATCGACGCCCTCGAGAATTTTCTCGTCGCCCTCCGCCACTTCCGCGTGCAAGTTGGATAGTTCGAGACGTGCCATAGTATTCGCTCACCTGAAGAGTGGGTCGTATGACTGATAACGGTTTCGTATCCATTTGGATACTGTCCCACATTAGCAAAATAATTTTCTGAAAGAGAAACTCGTGTTGTGGTCCAGTGAGTCCCTCGATAGCGAGTGACAACCGGTCGACTATCGGGAGTTGAACGAAATAACGGGGCTAGAATGTCCCAAAGGCTACATGAAGCTGTCTAAGCCCTTCTGCTCTTGCCCGCTTTTCACTTCGTCCCACGAGACGTCCAGCGCCTCGAGGATCCGCGAAATCGGCCCTTTCAGCGTCTTCTCGAGCATCTTGTCGTAGTCGACCTCGAACTCCGGCGGGATCTGGTCCTCGTACTCGAAGCAGATCACGTCGGGATCGCGCTTGAACGCGCCGTAGAGGGGATCAGTCCGGGCGTCGAACTCGCCCTCGTCCTCGAGGCGTGCGAAGAACGACGGATCGACCCGATCGAGGTAGAGTCGCTTGGGCTTGCTCCCGCGCTGGAAGTTGGTCCCCAGCAGTAGGTTCGCGTACTTCGCGCCGCGGACCTGCGCCGTGTCGGTGTCGTAGTTGTCGAGTCGCTTGCCGATCCCGCCCGGGATGGCGATCTCCTCGAGGGAGAT from Haloterrigena sp. KLK7 includes these protein-coding regions:
- the sufB gene encoding Fe-S cluster assembly protein SufB, with the translated sequence MSSDQDHLKETDTEARFEFKKEENAAVKSDKGLTEEVIRMISEDKDEPDWMLERRLRALEQYQNMPMPSGWPGMPDLSELDVEEIIPYIRPDVDKREGVDDWTELPDDIKDTFDKLGIPEAEKNALSGVGAQYESEVVYQNMQEQWEEKGVIFCNMDKAVQDHPELVKEHFMTTCVPPSDNKFAALHGAVWSGGSFVYVPEDVTVEMPVQAYFRMNSEGMGQFEHTLIIAEEGSEVHYIEGCSAPKYGTHNLHSGGVEVFVGEDAHVQYSTVQNWSKNTFNLNTKRAICEAGGTMEWVSGSMGSKATMLYPCTILKGRGATDTHITIAFAGEGQDIDTGAKVYHNAPDTSSTIESKSISKDGGRTNYRGLVHIADGAENSSTAVECDALMFDNESTSDTMPYMEIEESKVDVAHEATVGKIGDEDIFYLQSRGLDDDDAKKMIVAGFIEPITEELPIEYAVELNRLIELEMEGSLG
- a CDS encoding ABC transporter ATP-binding protein translates to MARLELSNLHAEVAEGDEKILEGVDLEVESGEIHALMGPNGSGKSTTAKVIAGHPAYEVTEGEVLLHLEDEEFGEDIEIDEDQRTWDLLDLEPNERAALGIFLGFQYPAEIEGVTMTNFLRTALNAKIEEREELFEEEEGEDEEEEDEGFESSPMEGPADEGEVGVAEFQQILQEKMEQLEMDEKFAQRYLNAGFSGGEKKQNEVLQAAILEPSIAVLDEIDSGLDIDRLQDVSNGINALRDEQGTGILQITHYQRILDYVEPDHVHVMLDGQIAKSGGPELAEKLEDKGYDWVREDVYGTA